In Diachasmimorpha longicaudata isolate KC_UGA_2023 chromosome 4, iyDiaLong2, whole genome shotgun sequence, a single genomic region encodes these proteins:
- the Rpl8 gene encoding large ribosomal subunit protein uL2: MGRVIRAQRKGAGSVFRSHTKRRKGAPKLRSLDFSERHGYIKGVVKDIIHDPGRGAPLAVVHFRDPYKFKTRKELFIAPEGMYTGQFLYCGKKATLQIGNVMPVGTMPEGTIVCNLEEKTGDRGRLARASGNYATVIAHNPDSKKTRVKLPSGAKKVIPSNNRAMVGIVAGGGRIDKPILKAGRAYHKYKAKRNCWPKVRGVAMNPVEHPHGGGNHQHIGKASTVKRGTSAGRKIGLIAARRTGRIRGGKTDSKKED; encoded by the exons ATGGGTCGAGTAATTCGTGCTCAACGTAAGGGAGCTGGATCAGTCTTCCGATCCCACACCAAAAGGAGGAAGGGAGCTCCAAAATTGCGTTCTCTCGATTTCTCTGAGAGGCATGGCTACATCAAGGGTGTCGTCAAG GATATCATCCACGATCCTGGTCGTGGTGCACCACTCGCAGTTGTTCACTTCCGTGACCCATACAAGTTCAAGACACGGAAGGAACTCTTCATTGCCCCTGAGGGCATGTACACTGGACAGTTCCTGTACTGTGGAAAGAAAG CCACTCTCCAAATTGGCAATGTAATGCCCGTTGGCACAATGCCTGAGGGTACAATTGTCTGCAACCTGGAGGAGAAAACTGGTGACAGGGGTCGTCTGGCTCGTGCCTCTGGCAACTACGCCACCGTCATTGCCCACAATCCCGACAGCAAGAAGACCAGGGTTAAGTTGCCCTCGGGAgctaaaaaagttattccatCCAACAACAGGGCCATGGTCGGCATTGTTGCTGGTGGTGGTCGTATCGACAAGCCCATCCTCAAGGCCGGACGTGCCTATCACAAGTACAAGGCCAAGAGGAACTGCTGGCCTAAG GTTCGTGGTGTTGCTATGAACCCCGTTGAACATCCTCACGGAGGTGGTAATCACCAGCACATTGGTAAAGCCTCCACTGTCAAGCGTGGCACGAGCGCCGGTCGGAAAATTGGTCTCATTGCTGCTCGTCGTACCGGAAGAATTCGAGGAGGAAAGACAGACAGCAAGAAGGAAGACTAG
- the LOC135161923 gene encoding GATOR2 complex protein WDR24, which translates to MTAKTVFLTQESPANALALNKDNSQVVIAGRNVFKIFTLLEDKFEEAHNLRVGKNLNLNFSCNDVAWNLTDDHVLATAATNGAVVVWNLNKASRSKQDHVFADHKRTVNKVSFHMTEPTCLISGSQDGTMKYFDLRTKEATKTFYSNTESVRDVQFSPHQAHTFAAVSENGHVQQWDLRRSDRYFQHFTAHSGPIFACDWHPEESTWLATASRDKTIKVWDLSVKPTCEYTINTIASVGRIRWRPQRKYHIASCALVVDCSINIWDIRRPYIPFASFNEHRDVPTGVAWRGDPQSFLSTSRDCTLYHHVFRDATRPASKANPQGIALNVRGDVAYACKVTANVPPATKVSNMMRKIPASNDTFCLASSVMHRFTRLISTVCETKEHEPKCFRHCAEGYILQGKLNEICDHNAIVATKCGRPDISSVWRIVKTLYANQNGNILKSAQSTKDDPLPSNLNLTQLTLSSVIDSQGSQTAHAHENDVRSLQGDLRDGFGGISGGDDETETDDTPENHNYLHAGAIGAIPDYRKLVNGRKKPRGDFCFGEGELETENISMDYPGDYLENILNSENDWTLPKEAFPLRHEIQDRSPPPEQFPNNSPDINDDTGSVTVEDQPCQLIVTAVPKPMFWNPACLVEETLKHHAAVRDVQTAASVLIALGERRRDLNIEAAIQEHWLLEYIDMLGRFKLYDVITQIIQLAWIPSVAQLNQQSTTVHACCTACTKPLQRAAWLCDRCHTSKHALCSICHQVVKGVYAWCQGCTHGGHVVHMREWFGGNRQCPTGCGHLCEYT; encoded by the exons ATGACGGCAAAAACCGTGTTTCTAACGCAAGAGAGTCCAGCTAATGCACTAGCACTCAACAAGGACAATTCGCAGGTTGTCATTGCTGGAAGAAATG tcTTTAAAATATTCACCCTCCTGGAGGACAAATTCGAGGAGGCTCACAATTTGCGAGTTGGGAAGAACCTGAATCTTAACTTTTCGTGCAACGATGTTGCCTGGAATCTCACTGACG ACCACGTGCTGGCAACGGCCGCGACGAACGGTGCAGTGGTCGTTTGGAACTTGAACAAAGCCTCCCGCTCGAAGCAGGACCACGTCTTTGCTGACCACAAGCGAACAGTGAACAAGGTAAGCTTCCACATGACCGAGCCGACGTGTCTGATATCAGGCTCACAGGACGGTACGATGAAGTACTTCGATCTGCGAACAAAGGAAGCCACAAAAACCTTCTACAGCAACACCGAGTCAGTCCGAGATGTCCAGTTCTCCCCTCACCAGGCGCACACCTTCGCCGCAGTCTCCGAAAACGGTCACGTCCAGCAGTGGGACCTGCGTCGATCAGACCGCTACTTCCAGCACTTCACAGCCCACAGCGGCCCCATTTTCGCCTGCGACTGGCACCCGGAGGAGTCCACCTGGCTGGCAACAGCCTCACGAGACAAGACCATCAAGGTATGGGATCTGTCGGTAAAGCCAACTTGTGAGTACACGATAAACACCATCGCCTCGGTGGGGAGAATCCGCTGGAGGCCACAGAGGAAGTACCACATTGCCAGCTGTGCCCTCGTCGTCGACTGCAGCATCAACATTTGGGATATACGACGCCCCTATATTCCCTTCGCGAGCTTCAACGAGCACAGGGATGTGCCGACTGGTGTGGCATGGCGAGGAGATCCCCAGTCCTTCCTGTCGACCAGTCGTGACTGCACACTGTATCATCACGTATTCAGGGATGCAACGAGACCGGCGAGCAAGGCCAACCCTCAGGGGATTGCCCTCAATGTGAGGGGGGACGTGGCATACGCCTGTAAGGTCACCGCCAATGTTCCACCTGCTACCAAGGTCAGCAACATGATGAGGAAAATTCCAGCCAGCAACGACACCTTCTGCTTGGCTTCCAGCGTCATGCACAG GTTCACTCGGCTGATCTCCACCGTCTGCGAGACAAAGGAGCACGAGCCCAAGTGTTTTAGGCATTGCGCCGAGGGTTACATTCTCCAGGGAAAACTCAACGAGATTTGCGACCACAATGCAATTGTGGCCACGAAATGTGGTAGACCTGACATCAGCAGTGTCTGGCGCATTGTCAAGACCCTGTACGCTAATCAGAATGGGAACATCCTGAAGAGTGCCCAGAGCACCAAGGACGATCCCTTACCCTCCAACTTGAACCTAACGCAGCTGACGTTGTCCTCTGTGATCGACTCCCAGGGGAGTCAGACAGCTCACGCCCATGAGAACGACGTCAGATCACTCCAGGGGGACCTCAGAGACGGCTTTGGGGGCATCAGTGGTGGGGACGACGAGACCGAGACTGACGACACCCCGGAGAATCATAACTACCTGCATGCTGGGGCCATTGGGGCCATTCCTGACTACAGGAAGTTGGTAAATGGGAGGAAGAAGCCCAGGGGGGACTTCTGCTTTGGAGAGGGCGAGCTAGAGACTGAGAATATTTCTATGGACTATCCTGGGGACTACCTGGAGAACATTCTGAATAGTGAGAACGATTGGACACTTCCAAAGGAAGCTTTCCCACTAAGGCACGAGATCCAGGATAGGTCACCTCCTCCTGAACAATTTCCAAATAATTCTCCTGATATTAATGATGACACTGGCTCGGTTACCGTCGAGGATCAGCCATGTCAGCTCATCGTCACTGCTGTTCCAAAACCCATGTTCTGGAATCCAGCTTGTCTGGTCGAGGAGACACTCAAGCATCACGCTGCTGTCAGGGACGTTCAAACAGCTGCTTCCGTTCTGATTGCCCTTGGAGAACGACGGAGGGATCTCAATATCGAGGCTGCCATTCAGGAGCACTGGCTACTCGAGTACATCGATATGCTGGGGAGGTTTAAGCTTTATGATGTCATCACGCAGATCATACAGCTGGCTTGGATACCCTCGGTGGCGCAGCTCAATCAGCAGTCCACTACTGTTCATGCTTGTTGTACTGCTTGCACCAAGCCTCTGCAGAGGGCTGCCTGGCTGTGTGACAGGTGCCACACTTCCAAGCACGCTCTCTGTTCCATTTGCCACCAGGTTGTCAAAGGGGTCTATGCCTGGTGTCAGGGATGCACTCATGGAGGTCATGTCGTTCATATGAGAGAGTGGTTCGGGGGAAATAGACAGTGCCCCACGGGGTGCGGACATTTGTGTGAATATACTTAA
- the LOC135161941 gene encoding RPA-interacting protein-like, protein MNKFENMADVTGRSNFLLKMKTKETVNKIRSGSPKFQEVLRQRCRDRMRQKRREIFNTKRTGLPLGDAEGIQDSLTEIVRQEFSDLTTMSVDQDPRVANVFSEPLSEEEIFQLEAEILADEEQWILKEYEKFLEDDENLLNIYVEESLKDIVVCPMCEKSGLNETPGGLICPACNMCLPPKCSLSQLASVIQGQLDAHSAVCFGRTSFMTLPENHTLSLYLTCEVCQCFSLIL, encoded by the exons atgaataaattcgaGAATATGGCAGATGTCACGGGACGTTCAAATTTCCTCCTCAAAATGAAAACGAAAGAGACTGTCAACAAGATCAGGTCTGGGAGTCCAAAGTTCCAAGAGGTGTTGAGACAG AGATGTCGTGACAGAATGAGACAGAAACGTCGTGAGATTTTCAACACAAAAAGAACTGGTTTACCTCTTGGCGATGCTGAGGGGATCCAGGATAGTTTGACAGAGATTGTTCGCCAAGAGTTCAGTGATTTGACGACAATGAGCGTCGATCAAGACCCCAGGGTTGCCAATGTCTTCAGCGAACCCCTTAGTGAGGAAGAGATATTTCAACTTGAGGCAGAAATTTTGGCTGACGAAG AGCAGTGGATTTTGAAAGAATACGAAAAATTCCTCGAGGATGACGAAAACTTATTGAATATATACGTGGAGGAGAGTCTCAAGGACATTGTTGTCTGTCCAATGTGTGAGAAATCAGGACTGAACGAAACCCCTGGGGGGCTGATCTGTCCAGCTTGCAACATGTGCCTTCCACCGAAGTGCAGCCTGTCCCAACTAGCTAGTGTCATTCAGGGCCAGCTTGATGCCCACTCCGCAGTCTGTTTCGGTCGGACTTCGTTCATGACTCTTCCAGAGAACCATACTCTCTCGCTGTACCTTACCTGTGAGGTCTGCCAGTGCTTCTCTCTCAttttataa